The following DNA comes from Desulfurococcus sp..
CCTCACGTATACAGTAGTAGCATCACTAACCCCCGGGATTAAAACAGTATTGAACCTGTTGAGCGATACTAGCTCTATAATGCCTTCATCACACTTAAGAGGAGAGAACGATTGGGGCTGGAGGTATGAGGCTGGAGACTGGAGGTTCTTCTATGTTAACGTGGCAAGCCCCAGTATAGCGTACATGCAGGTTGAAGCCAGGTGGAGTCTACCTAACACTTCTCTCGTAGTATACACTATAGGTCCCAACGGATTCTTCACTGGAGTCTCCTATGGTGAATCAGTATCATGGCACAGGTATCTAGGTAGCGGCATATTCATGTGGCATGCTACAGGAGGGGTTGGAGGAAACACCTCGACTATAATATTCCCGAGTACATCGTACAGGTATATGCTCTACCCATCAAAGAAGCCTACACTAGGAGTCTACACTATAGCTGTTAGAACAGTACTATTCGATTCATCAACAAACCTAGAGAAATTCACGCTGTCAGTCTGGCCGCTCTCAGTACCTCAGAGACTACCATTAACCCCTATGCCTGCGAGTGGCAGCACGATGCTACGAGTATACTTCCCGTACCCTGTGAATAAGTCTACAGCTATAGTTGATGTATCACCATTCCCAGTATTCAGCTCACAATACCTGAATCCAAGAACATACAGTGTGACGCCAGAGAGCTACACTGGATCCTACCCATCATTCTACATATTCACGTATACTCTAAGATGGAGTAATACTGGTACAACACTAGATAGAGTTGACATCTCAATACTCGTTGAGGTGACAGCTCCAAGCCTACCAGTATACAGGTGGAATGGTACAAGCTACGAGGCTGTCACAGCAACATACATACTAGAGGACTGGGTTATAACAGGACTCCAGTACTCCTGGTGGTTCCCTTAAACTAAAACACTTAATCCAATATTTTTTCTTGTTTCTTCTACTACACCTATAGTTAACTCCTTTAAGCCTTACTATCCTACTTGCACAGCCAGCCTAGATCACTAGTTGAGCCTAGAGTATGCATTTGTATACAAGTGTATACACAGTGTATATGCTTGTCTAAACACCCCTCTTATAAGTTCACCAGGCCATTACTTTCAGCACGGTGGAGTAAATGTCTAGGAGAATACTATCCATAATACTCTCAATACTACTCATAGCACCTATGCTAGCATCTCTAACAGCATTCATCCCGGTAGCAACAGCACAAGGAATAATAAACTACGTGAAGGGATCCCCAGGCGACGAGTATGGAGTCTACCCTGGTGGAGTAGTAATAGTAAACTTTAATGCCCCGATAGTAGCACAAGTGATAATCACTATCTATAATGCTCATAATACCAGTGTAGTATATGCAACTCAATACTATACTCCTCCAGCACCTGGAACATACACTGTGCAGATCCCAATACCCAAGAAGCTACCCAACATTGGAACCACCGACCCGCCAGCACTACTAGTGACAGTTAGCATACCCTTCATAGGCAGCGATTCGAGAACTCTCTATGTGTACCCGTTAATAGAGGTGTCACCATCGACGACAACAATAGTTGACGGCTTAGGCAACTTTAAGAGCGTGACAGTCTACGGTTACGGCTTCCCAGAGGGTATCAATATAACTGATGTGGAATTCAATACCACTCCATACTTACTGGATACCCCGGCTACTACAGGCTCTGATGGTAGTGTCGCTGTAACTGTATCATTCAATGCTACATTCCAGCTACCTATGGGAACCTATAGTGTAAACTTCAGCTATGCTACAACAACAACACCAAGCCTTGCAGCTAATACTTCAACAGGGATACTATCAATTATACCTCAAGCAGTGATCACCCCGAACTATGGTCACGGCAGGGATGTTGAGGCTATCTCCATAGCTGGATACGGGTTCCCAGCTAATGCTACAGTAAGCCAGGTGAAGTTATTCAACACTAACTTCACTAATGTAGTCTACGTATTCAACGTGAACACTTCAGCAGACGCCAACGGCTTCTTCAATATAACTAACTTGAAGAGCTTCAACTTCACTAATATGACTGCAGGCTTATACATACCCATAGTAGTTCTCAGCGATGGCTCAAGCTACACGTTCAGGAACACGTATCACCTAGTCAGGCCACTCTTATGCTACGTGGTAGGCGGTGCCCCGCAGTGTGATGCTCCAGCACCAAGCGTGAAGCCTGGTGACACTATCACTATAGCTGCATACGGTTACGGTCCTGGAGAGGAGTGGGGATACCAGGCTAACTTCCTCAACGTCTCGCTAGACAAGATTAGGTGGCTGGCTGTAGGTATACCGCTAGGTAAGGATGGTAATGCAACCTTCACAGTACAGATACCACTAGATACACCATTCGGTGCACACTACATATGGGGTATTGATAGATGGGAGTACGAGTACAGCCTTGCAGTAGTCGTCGGCGTGAAAGCATACTGGGTAGGCATCAACCCGCTAACCAATACAAGCCTGCCTAGTACTCAAGTATCTGCTACACTACCAGGCTTAACTACATCATTCATAGTATGCCCGTGTGAAACTGTCAACGGTACAGCCTTCTGCGGTGAGTGCGTCAAGTATGGCGAGGAGTGCGATTACCTCGGCGACCTGATAAAGGTTGTAGCATACGGTATGGTGCCCGGTGAGAGCGTTGAAGTATACTTCGGCGACAAGCTTGTTGGAACTGCTACTGCTGACAGCCAGGGTGTCTTAACATTCAGCTTTGTAGTTCCAACACTACCTGAAGGCGAGTACACTATAAGGATAATTAGCAGTGTTAGCGGTGAAATCGTCGTGAACTTCTCAATGAACGTTAACGACTACGCTAACCCGCAGGTAACACCTAAGATACTACTAGCCGCGTTAAGCGGAGACTACGTGCCGATACTAGTCGGTAGCGGCATAGTGAGAGTACTCGGTACAGGCTTCACACCTGATGTAGCTGTACTCGGAGTGCTGGTTAATGATACAGACGCCTTACTCAGTGTTACATCAAACGTGCAGAGGTGGACCACAGATAGCAACGGTGTGCTGACAAGCCAGTTCACAGATGTACTCGGCCTCTGGATACCTATGGTGCAGCCTGGTAAGTATGCTGTCAGCCTAGTCTACTCTCTAGTAGGCGGTGTAATTAAGAAGAGCCTGCCAGGATACGTGTACGTAGTCAACAACATCTCGAGGCTTGCAACAGTAGATGATGTAAGCATTGTCTCAAGCAAAGTTGACAAGGTATCCAGTACTCTGGGAAGCGTAGCTAACACTGTATCCTCGATATCAACAACTGTGAACAGTATAGCTAGCTCTGTCAGCAACATCTCAAGCAGGCTTAACGATGTATTAAGCCAGCTAGCTAACGTCGCCACGAAGAATGATGTAAACACGCTAGCCGGTAAGATTGATTCTGTCTCATCAACTCTCAGCAGTGTAAGCGGTAAGATAGACACGCTGTCTGCAAGCCTAAGCGATGCTGTAGGCAAGATTAACAGTGTAGCCAGCCAGCTCTCCACAGCCGTGGAGAGCATTAACAGCGTGAGCAGCAAGGTTAACAGTATAGCTAGCGATGTATCAGGCTTAAAGACCAGTGTAAGCGACCTCTCAAGTAAAGTTAACAGCATTTCAAGCCAGCTAGCTAACGTTGCTACAAAGAGTGATCTAGCCAATCTCGCAACAAAGAGTGATGTGAATGCTGTCTCAAGCAAAGTTGACAGCGTGCAGAGCAGTATTAACACTGTCTCAGGCAAGGTTGATACTGCTATAAGCAAGGCTGATGCAGCAGGGGCTACAGCATCCAACGCCTTCTACACTGGTGTGGGAGCTGTAGTATTCTCGCTGCTAGCCATGATATTCGCTCTACTAGCCTACCTGACTGTAAGGAGAAGCATTGTCTCGAAATAACCCTCCCTAACCCCTAATCTTTTTTAATTTTAATACTTGTTCAAGCCATCCTCCCTTATACTGTAGGCTGACTGGGAGAACCAGTCACCTTGAACACCTGTCTAGCGGTGAGTAGTAGTGAGCATTGAGGTGAAGCTCTCGTACAATACTATTCTAGCCCTAGCAGTAGCTCTACTCTCACTAGTAGTCTTCGCATACGTATACTGGTTTGACTCAGGGCTATCCTACACCTGGATTATACCTTTGAATACTGCTCAAAGCATCCACGTGTACTTCAAGGAGAGCGTGACACTAGGCTTAGTAGATGTGAGAGACGGCTCTATAAGCATTGAAGTAATTAGAGGAGTCCCCTGGGAGCTCATTCTAGGGCCAGCTGAAACAAAATACGCTGTAGTATCCGTGAGAGGCTTAAGCCTCTATACAACAGTAGTTAACGCTGCCGGCATCCCTGCAGCCTCAGTAACAGCCTGGGTTATCTCGAAGAAGGCTAGAGGAGTAAGACTGATTATAGCGGTTGCAGTAATCCTCCTCCTAGTAGCACTTAATGCTGCATCCTCAATACTCTACTTGTCAACAGGGTTGAATGCCGGCTACACAGCTAGTGATCGAAGGGTAAGCCTGCCTCTATCAGAAATGAGAGTGTACTTGAATGAAACAACCCCTTCACTATACTACTATGCGACAACTGATAGCATCAATGGTGTAGCATTAGTCAATATATCATTCAACTTCAAGGATAACATTATACCATCCTACGTTATCACCCAGTTCAGCGGTCAAGGAGTCAACGAGTCTAGAGTACTCACAGTATACCTTCCAGTTGAAGCCGGCGGAGTCCTCAGGAGTAATGGAGGCATAGTAGGCGAGGCATACTACACCAGGTATACTGTTAACAGCAATATATCAATATACGTGGTGTCCACAGGCGAGCTCCAAAACTCTACTCTAACCTACTATAAGGTTTCATTCCAGAGGATTGGAAGCTGGCCACCTCTAATCATAGTTCTCCTACCGTTAATCTCACTAGTAGTCATGCTAGCTTCATGTACTCTACTGGCAAGAAGACTGTGAAGCCTGAGACTACTCCCCCGGCTTAATTCTTTTAACCTTCTTTCCACGGGGCGACGGCTCTACTTCGAGCGCAGCATCAGGGAACTTTAAGTGGAGCTCCCTCCCATTGAACAGCCTGTCTAGGAATACTGCTAGTGCAGCCACCTCCGAGTGAGGCTGGTGGCCGACAGCAACATTGTAGTCTGCTATCTGGTAGAAGAAGCCTGGAACCTTCCTGGAGCCTACTACCACTAGTATATCCCTGCCGAGCCCTCTAATCTCGTCTATAATGTCGTCTAAGTGGACTCCATACATTGTTAAGTGTACTACTACCCCGCCATTTTTCTTCCATTCAATACAGTACTTCTGGGAGTTAACACCCATCTCGAAGTGTAGTCTACCACCCCACCACTCTACGACTTTCTCAAGCGAGTTATGGATCCTCTCGTCTACTACATCACCGAGAATAAAGCCGCTTGCCCCGAAAGCTCTCGCGACGAGAGCTACATGTGTTGTAATCCTCTTATCTCTCCCAGGCCTATGACCGTATCTTAAAACGTAGACTCTCATAGCTCTACCTCTTAACAACACGGTAGATTTCTTCTACTAGCTTATCTAAGTTAAGCTTCTTAAGTGAGGAGACAGGGATTAATACCTCTCTATCACCCAGTAGCTTCTCAACACTCCCAGCCACGCTCGTATAGTCTCCTAGCAGGTCTATCTTGTTGAGAGCTATAATTACAGGTCTACCCTGAACTCCCAGTCTAGCTAGCACTCCTCTAGTTGTCTCCAGCTCCACGCTTATCCTCTCCAAGGGCTTAGAGGCATCTACCACGTTCACTACTACGTCAGCTGAGCTAACTTCTTCTAGTGTAGCGTAGAATGCTTCAACAACCTCGGGCGGCAGGTCTCTTATGAAGCCGACAGTATCGGTTACAATAAACGTTAAATCCCTGTAGGAGACTCTACTGGATTTAGGTGTTAGCGTTGTAAAAGGCTCCGGGCCGACAGGCTTACTCAACCCTGTTAAAGCGTTAAAGAGGCTGGTCTTCCCTGCGCAAGTGTAGCCTGTTATAGCTACATGGGGGAATCCTGCTTCAACTCTAAGCCTCCTTCTAAGCTCGCGGATAGCTCTCAGCTCGCTTAGCTCTCGTCTAACCCTTGCCTCCTTCTTCTTCAGCATCAGGTAGTATTTCTCGTAGCCGTACCTACCGGCGCCGAGGAATCCGTGGAGCTCGCCTATCTTAGCGTACCTTATAGCCTCCTTGACTAAAGGCATGCTGTACCTGAGTCTAGCTAGCTCTATCTGTAGCTTAGCCTCCCTGGATCCAGCGTGCTCAGCGAATACTTCGAGTATCAATAGTACTCTATCCACGATATCCTTCTTCAACTCCCTAGTTAGGTTCACTAGCTGGGATGGCTTAAGCCTATCCATTACAATCAGCTTGTCGAAGTCCACGCTCTTAAGCTTCTCAATTTTATCCATTGAAATATACGTTTTAGGAACAGGCTTTCCAATCTTTAAAACAAGCTCTATACTACTATAGAGGGTTTTCACTAATCCAAGCTCCTCCTCTAGGAAACCCCAGTACCTTCCAGGTAGCGCTACAGCTACCCTCAATACTCCACCCAGCTCTACTCTCGTTTAAGCCTTATTAAATCACCGATTGTTAGATCCTCGCTGCTACCGCGGGCTTCAACCTTCTCCTCCACAACTGGCTCAAGCAGTTTTACTCCGAGAGCTTTCTCCAGCCTCCTAGCTAGATCCAGGTCGGGTTTAAGCCTCCCCGACTCAATCCTCTTAATCACACCCTCACTCTCACCTACTCTCTGAGCCAGCGCCTGCTGACTCCACCCGAGCCTCTCCCTAGCCTCCTTAATCCTCCTAGCATAGTCTTCTACAACCTCGTACTCCTCGCTTATCTTCGGCTTTGGTTTCACCGGCATGCCTCTTACAGGCTGTCTTACTGTACTCGGAGACTTCTTCTCTGGTATGAAGGGTCTAGCCTTCCCCTCTCTTACAAGCCTATTGTAGCATTGAGGGCACACGTTGAGCACACTGCCCTCAACTACAACCTTCCTGCACTCCCAGTCCTCGACTTCTCTACCACATATCTCACAGTAGCAGGGCATCGCCAGCACCATTAAACAAGAAGTGTGGTTCACCCATTAAATCTACTCTGGTGAGCCTTAAGCCATGGCTACCTTGAAGAGATGGCTCTACGGTTTAAATTAGTTTCATAAAGCCATATCGAAGAGGGGTTTAAGCCTTGAGCAGTGAAATGGATAAGAGTAGTAGTGAAGTAGATGTAGCATTAAACGAGGAGGACTACATAAGGTATCTTGAATCAAAGGTTAGACTCCTGGAGGCAGAGCGCGAGAAACTCTTAATGAAGCTGAACTACTATAAGTCTGAGCTGGAGAAGATGATTTCACCACCCCTCATAGAAGGTATCGTCGAGTATATTCTAGAGGATGGTAGAGTAGTAGTAAAGAGCTCGACAGGCCCTAACCTCATAGTCCCAGTTGCTGAAGGAGTTGATAGAAGCCTCATTAAACCAGGAGCGAGAGTAGCCCTCAACCAGCGTGGCTCAGTTATAGTTGAAGTACTACCATCCCATATAGACACTTACGTGCAGTTAATGGAGGTCGTGGAGAAGCCTGGCGTGAGATACGAGGATATCGGCGGGCTAGCAGAGCAGATTAGAGAGCTGAGAGAAGTAATAGAGCTACCACTCAAGCACCCAGAGCTATTCGAGGAGACAGGGATAGAGCCGCCTAAAGGAGTACTATTATACGGGCCTCCTGGATGCGGTAAAACCCTGCTCGCTAAAGCAGTCGCCTCGGAATCCAATGCAACCTTCATAGCTCTAGTCGGCAGCGAGCTAGTCCAGAAGTTCATTGGTGAAGGAGCTAGAATAGTTAGAGAGCTATTCGACCTCGCTAGGAGGAAAGCCCCCTCAATAGTCTTCATAGATGAAATCGATGCTATAGCAGCTAAGAGGATAGATATAGGCACTAGCGGTGAGAGAGAAGTCCAGAGAACCCTAATGCAGCTCCTAGCTGAGATAGATGGATTCAAGCCCCTTGATAAAGTCAAGATTATAGCGGCAACAAATAGAGTAGACATCCTAGACCCAGCAATACTGAGGCCGGGCAGGCTGGATAGACTGATAGAAGTACCACCCCCAGACTACAATGGGAGAATCGAGATATTCAGAATACATACTCGTAGAATGAAGCTCGCCAGCGACGTAGACTTCCACGTGCTAGCCAAGCTCACCGACGGCTTCACTGGAGCAGAGATTAAAGCAGTGGTGACAGAAGCAGGATACAATGCTATACGTGCAGGCCGCAGGCAAGTCGTAATGAAGGACCTCCTAGAAGCCGTAGAGAAGGTTAAAGCCAAGAAGAAGCTGCGCAGTAGTGAATGGCGTCCGGAAAGAGCATACCAGGAGCCATCAATCTACCAGTAACCATTTGACCCTACACTACTATTATTGAATCTTACCCCCTCATTCACACATACTCTAGTCGCACAGGAGTCATGAAGCTTCTTCAAGCCCAGCATCATAGAGCTTCATCAAGTTGATAAAACATAGATAAAAAGGAAAGATTCCTAGGGGCACGGAAAAGAAATTGCTTTCAAAAGAACTACTATTACGGAGATCCCATAGTCTACAGTAGTTTAGGCTTACCTGCAAGCCCCAGGGTTGGAGGATGGCTTGAAGGATGGGCCCGCGGGGATTCGAACCCCGGTCCACCCGGTTATGAGCCGGGCGCTCTACCTGGCTGAGCTACGGGCCCTAAGCGTATTCTAATGACTTGTAAAAGGGTTTTAATAGTTTTTCACATGCTTGCTTAATCTCCATTGAATCCTGCAGGATTAAACTACAACTTGAGCTCTTTGTTGGTGGCGCGGGTAGAGGAGATGCTGGTAGCCTTAGAGGGCTGGTTGAGGAAGGTGTTCTATCAGCCTGTATATCAAAGATATTGTCGGAGAGCCTTGGTATACTCTGTAAAAACCATCTTCCTTTCAAAGGATAGTTTCCCGCGGTATCTCTAGAATCACTGAGCTTCAGGTGGTTACACTTGCATGAAGTCCTAGCATGGAAGCCCTAGCAGGCTTCAGCTGGATCCTTTGACTGCGAGAATGTACTTGAAGGCTGCGTCTGCAGCTATAGCTCCATCGGCTGCTGCTGTTATCACCTGCTCGAACCTGTATTTGTAGGGGCCGCCTGCAGCATCACCTGCTACAAATACTCCTGGTAGATTAGTGCTTCTATCCACGTTTACTTTGACTCGACCTGTCTCGTCGAGCTCTAAACCTATCTTCTTGAAGAATTCTACTGGGGGTTCCAGCCCGATCTCCACGAATAAACCGTTTACTTTCAACTCTGTCTCCTCCATGGTCTTCGTATCCATTAATCTCACAGCTTCAAGGCTTTCACTACCGACTACCTCCTTGACAACCTTGTTGGTTAGAACTGTTATCTTGGGATTCTTGAAGGCTGCATCCACGTATATCTTGAATGCACGGAAGGAGTCTCTTCTATGTATAAGGTAGACGTGGGATGCAATGTTCGCAAGGTATAGTGCTGATGTCAGAGCAGAGTTACCGCCGCCGACTACGGCTACTACTTTACCCTTGAAGAGCGGGCCATCGCATGTAGCACAGTAGGAGACTCCCTTCCCGACAAGCTCTCTCTCACCGGGAACATTGAGCCTCCTCTTCTCGCTTCCAACTGCCAGTATAACAGCGTAGCCGCATATGACTTCACCACTACTAAGCTCAACGCACCACTGGCTGCCTTCAGGCTTCCTAAAGACGTTGACTACCTCGCCTGATACTATCGGCACGTTATACTTTCTTACATGTTTAACAAACTTGTCTACTAGGTCATTGCCTGGTGTATCAGGGATACCAATGTAGTCGTCGACTAATGGAGCCTCAGATAATGCTCCTCCGAGTAGTTTAGCTACAACTATAGTTTTAAGCTCGTATCTAGCACTGTAGAGTGCTGCTGTAAGCCCAGCTGGCCCTCCACCTACTACTATTACATCGTATACTTCCCCTGTCTCACGTGTCGTTCTAGCTAGTCCTGTTAACCTGAACTTTAAGCTCACGAGTAACCACCATGTTAGCCTTTAGACTCCACGCTGCTTAATAATACTTCACTACCCCTTAATCCTTAATATCTCGTATACTAGTATCCCTGCTAGCGCTGTCACCGGCATACCTTTAGGCACGCCTCTAGGCCAGGCGATCTCCAAGCCTTCAATCTCCCTTCCACTAGGCTCCTGGTCGCCTGAACCCAGGAGTAGAGCTGTCCTCACGGATCCAGCGATAAGCTCCTCTACCCCTACTTCTCTTCCAGCCTCGCTAACGTAGACTACTCTCTCGCATCCAAGCACGCCGCGGAGATCTCTGACTTCGGGTAGAACTATGAAGGGCCTGCCGAGCTTTATTGCCAGCTTATGGGCTTCCGGCACTCCTATCTGCGCGGCTGCCCCAATAGGTTTTACTACAACCGGTACGAGGATGCTTGAAGTATACACGGCTTTAATGAAGTCCATGAGTTTCTGGATACTTGAGGGCAAGTAGAGAGCCATGTACACTCTAAGCCACCCCGCTATCTAGTAGTTCAGCTAGGTGTCCGGCTATAGCTCTTGCTAACGGGACTGGGACAGCCTCGCCAACCATATTATACTGCTCATCTCTTCCTCCTATAAAAACGAATGTATCTGTGAAGCCCATTAATCTAGCCTGCTCTCTAACAGTCAGCAGCCGGTTCTCGAAGGGATGGATGAACCTCGAGGAGCCTAGAACAGTCGGCGCTATGGTATCCGGGTTAAGTCTTACTAGGTTTGGAAGGAGTCTTCTAGCACCCTGGTAGAATACTAGTGCCTCACCCCATTTAAGCCTTTGGACTCTCTTAAGCTTCCTCCAAGGGAGCTCTGGTGGACTCTCGTGGTTCGGAGGCCAGCGTCCAGGCGGCGGGAGCCCTTCTAGAGCCTTCTTCACAGTAATTCTCTCCCTCGTTCTAGCAGGCTTAATTTCAACGTTTGATATGAAGACTCTCTTCCTGTGGCTTGGAGTCCCGTGGTCTTCAGCAAGCAGCACGTTGAAGTATACCCTGCTATAGCCGACTCGCTTGAACTCGTATACTAGTGCGTCGCGTAGCCCGTTTTCAGTTATAGCTGGAACATTCTCCATGACGAAAACCCTCGGCTTAAAGTATCCTAGTATCCTTATGAAGTGGAGGGTTAGCTGGCCCATAGGATCGCTGTAAAGCCTATCCACAGGGTTTCTCTCGCGCCTAGGGTTAGCTCCTGTGAAAGGCTCGCAGGGAGGGCTACCTATAACTAAGTCTACTTCACCTGGATCCACGAGCTCTACTATCAGCTCTCTGCTGAGATCCTTAACATCTTCATTCAAGACTATAGTGCTAGGAAAGTTAGCCTTATATGTCTGGGCAGCTGGCTTAAAGCTATCCACAGCTAGTAGAGGCTTAAATCTACCAGTCAAGTGGAATCCAAGTGAGAAGCCCCCAGCCCCCGAGAATACGTCAATATACTTGTAGACGGGTTTCAATCTTAAACCCGTTCCAGCCTCCTGATTAACTCGTCAACCCTCTTAATAGATTCCTTCAGGGCCTCTATAATTCTATCTCTATCTACTTCAATGAGGAGTTCACCATCGTTAGGGCAGAGGAAGTCGCTTGCATAAGCCTCTTCAAGTGTATACCTTCTACCACACCTAGGACACTGGTATGTGGCATTCTCCTCCTCGAAGCGTAGTCTCGCGGCAAGCTTCTCACGGGTCTTCCTCAACCTGAGGAGCAGGGCGCTTTTAACTCCAGGCTCATTAAGCCTCCATATGTGGAGTACTCCATCCTTTGTTCTAAGCTTACCGG
Coding sequences within:
- a CDS encoding multiprotein bridging factor aMBF1 — its product is MPCYCEICGREVEDWECRKVVVEGSVLNVCPQCYNRLVREGKARPFIPEKKSPSTVRQPVRGMPVKPKPKISEEYEVVEDYARRIKEARERLGWSQQALAQRVGESEGVIKRIESGRLKPDLDLARRLEKALGVKLLEPVVEEKVEARGSSEDLTIGDLIRLKRE
- a CDS encoding DNA cytosine methyltransferase, producing MKPVYKYIDVFSGAGGFSLGFHLTGRFKPLLAVDSFKPAAQTYKANFPSTIVLNEDVKDLSRELIVELVDPGEVDLVIGSPPCEPFTGANPRRERNPVDRLYSDPMGQLTLHFIRILGYFKPRVFVMENVPAITENGLRDALVYEFKRVGYSRVYFNVLLAEDHGTPSHRKRVFISNVEIKPARTRERITVKKALEGLPPPGRWPPNHESPPELPWRKLKRVQRLKWGEALVFYQGARRLLPNLVRLNPDTIAPTVLGSSRFIHPFENRLLTVREQARLMGFTDTFVFIGGRDEQYNMVGEAVPVPLARAIAGHLAELLDSGVA
- a CDS encoding FAD-dependent oxidoreductase yields the protein MSLKFRLTGLARTTRETGEVYDVIVVGGGPAGLTAALYSARYELKTIVVAKLLGGALSEAPLVDDYIGIPDTPGNDLVDKFVKHVRKYNVPIVSGEVVNVFRKPEGSQWCVELSSGEVICGYAVILAVGSEKRRLNVPGERELVGKGVSYCATCDGPLFKGKVVAVVGGGNSALTSALYLANIASHVYLIHRRDSFRAFKIYVDAAFKNPKITVLTNKVVKEVVGSESLEAVRLMDTKTMEETELKVNGLFVEIGLEPPVEFFKKIGLELDETGRVKVNVDRSTNLPGVFVAGDAAGGPYKYRFEQVITAAADGAIAADAAFKYILAVKGSS
- the hflX gene encoding GTPase HflX, with the protein product MRVAVALPGRYWGFLEEELGLVKTLYSSIELVLKIGKPVPKTYISMDKIEKLKSVDFDKLIVMDRLKPSQLVNLTRELKKDIVDRVLLILEVFAEHAGSREAKLQIELARLRYSMPLVKEAIRYAKIGELHGFLGAGRYGYEKYYLMLKKKEARVRRELSELRAIRELRRRLRVEAGFPHVAITGYTCAGKTSLFNALTGLSKPVGPEPFTTLTPKSSRVSYRDLTFIVTDTVGFIRDLPPEVVEAFYATLEEVSSADVVVNVVDASKPLERISVELETTRGVLARLGVQGRPVIIALNKIDLLGDYTSVAGSVEKLLGDREVLIPVSSLKKLNLDKLVEEIYRVVKR
- a CDS encoding transcription factor TFIIE, with product MLRVLEELVQSLYGEQGVKLLKLIIERGYVAEELLTQDTGIKSNEGRKILQKMSEENLVVPGKLRTKDGVLHIWRLNEPGVKSALLLRLRKTREKLAARLRFEEENATYQCPRCGRRYTLEEAYASDFLCPNDGELLIEVDRDRIIEALKESIKRVDELIRRLERV
- a CDS encoding tRNA (cytidine(56)-2'-O)-methyltransferase (catalyzes the S-adenosyl-methionine-dependent 2'-O-ribose methylation of C56 in tRNA transcripts): MRVYVLRYGHRPGRDKRITTHVALVARAFGASGFILGDVVDERIHNSLEKVVEWWGGRLHFEMGVNSQKYCIEWKKNGGVVVHLTMYGVHLDDIIDEIRGLGRDILVVVGSRKVPGFFYQIADYNVAVGHQPHSEVAALAVFLDRLFNGRELHLKFPDAALEVEPSPRGKKVKRIKPGE
- a CDS encoding proteasome-activating nucleotidase, producing MDKSSSEVDVALNEEDYIRYLESKVRLLEAEREKLLMKLNYYKSELEKMISPPLIEGIVEYILEDGRVVVKSSTGPNLIVPVAEGVDRSLIKPGARVALNQRGSVIVEVLPSHIDTYVQLMEVVEKPGVRYEDIGGLAEQIRELREVIELPLKHPELFEETGIEPPKGVLLYGPPGCGKTLLAKAVASESNATFIALVGSELVQKFIGEGARIVRELFDLARRKAPSIVFIDEIDAIAAKRIDIGTSGEREVQRTLMQLLAEIDGFKPLDKVKIIAATNRVDILDPAILRPGRLDRLIEVPPPDYNGRIEIFRIHTRRMKLASDVDFHVLAKLTDGFTGAEIKAVVTEAGYNAIRAGRRQVVMKDLLEAVEKVKAKKKLRSSEWRPERAYQEPSIYQ
- a CDS encoding RecB-family nuclease — translated: MALYLPSSIQKLMDFIKAVYTSSILVPVVVKPIGAAAQIGVPEAHKLAIKLGRPFIVLPEVRDLRGVLGCERVVYVSEAGREVGVEELIAGSVRTALLLGSGDQEPSGREIEGLEIAWPRGVPKGMPVTALAGILVYEILRIKG
- a CDS encoding methyl-accepting chemotaxis protein, giving the protein MSRRILSIILSILLIAPMLASLTAFIPVATAQGIINYVKGSPGDEYGVYPGGVVIVNFNAPIVAQVIITIYNAHNTSVVYATQYYTPPAPGTYTVQIPIPKKLPNIGTTDPPALLVTVSIPFIGSDSRTLYVYPLIEVSPSTTTIVDGLGNFKSVTVYGYGFPEGINITDVEFNTTPYLLDTPATTGSDGSVAVTVSFNATFQLPMGTYSVNFSYATTTTPSLAANTSTGILSIIPQAVITPNYGHGRDVEAISIAGYGFPANATVSQVKLFNTNFTNVVYVFNVNTSADANGFFNITNLKSFNFTNMTAGLYIPIVVLSDGSSYTFRNTYHLVRPLLCYVVGGAPQCDAPAPSVKPGDTITIAAYGYGPGEEWGYQANFLNVSLDKIRWLAVGIPLGKDGNATFTVQIPLDTPFGAHYIWGIDRWEYEYSLAVVVGVKAYWVGINPLTNTSLPSTQVSATLPGLTTSFIVCPCETVNGTAFCGECVKYGEECDYLGDLIKVVAYGMVPGESVEVYFGDKLVGTATADSQGVLTFSFVVPTLPEGEYTIRIISSVSGEIVVNFSMNVNDYANPQVTPKILLAALSGDYVPILVGSGIVRVLGTGFTPDVAVLGVLVNDTDALLSVTSNVQRWTTDSNGVLTSQFTDVLGLWIPMVQPGKYAVSLVYSLVGGVIKKSLPGYVYVVNNISRLATVDDVSIVSSKVDKVSSTLGSVANTVSSISTTVNSIASSVSNISSRLNDVLSQLANVATKNDVNTLAGKIDSVSSTLSSVSGKIDTLSASLSDAVGKINSVASQLSTAVESINSVSSKVNSIASDVSGLKTSVSDLSSKVNSISSQLANVATKSDLANLATKSDVNAVSSKVDSVQSSINTVSGKVDTAISKADAAGATASNAFYTGVGAVVFSLLAMIFALLAYLTVRRSIVSK